In Bacteroides coprosuis DSM 18011, the following are encoded in one genomic region:
- a CDS encoding aminoacyl-histidine dipeptidase (COGs: COG2195 Di- and tripeptidase~InterPro IPR002933:IPR011650:IPR001160~KEGG: bth:BT_4045 aminoacyl-histidine dipeptidase~PFAM: Peptidase M20, dimerisation; Peptidase M20~PRIAM: Xaa-His dipeptidase~SPTR: Aminoacyl-histidine dipeptidase;~TIGRFAM: Peptidase M20C, Xaa-His dipeptidase~IMG reference gene:2504106393~PFAM: Peptidase family M20/M25/M40; Peptidase dimerisation domain~TIGRFAM: aminoacyl-histidine dipeptidase) yields MSTILSLNPKAVWKHFHALTQIPRPSGHIEEITKYLVKFGKDLGLESFVDNIGNVVIRKPATPGMENRKGVILQGHMDMVPQKNNDTVHDFEKDPIETIIDGEWVRANGTTLGADNGMGVAAAMAVLESKDIKHGPLEVLVTADEETGMVGAFGLKADTLKGEILLNLDSESEGDLFIGCAGGVDITASLQYKEVEPDADDVAVEIVLKGLKGGHSGMEIDSGRANANKLMVRFLREAVVSVEARLSSWQGGNMRNAIPREAHAVLTIPKDNLEDLEGLAEYCETLFNEEFGAIETPIKILTSKVDLPKGVVPEEIQDNLISSIYACHNGVLRMIPAIPDTVETSTNMAIVDIKEGKAEVKFLTRSSSDSMKEYLATMIESCFGMAGMKVEFSGAYSGWNPNIESPILKAMKETYEKLFKKEPSIKVIHAGLECGIIGATVPGLDMISFGPTLESPHSPAERVHIESVDKFYDLLVVALEATPIKE; encoded by the coding sequence ATGAGTACAATACTATCATTGAATCCAAAAGCTGTTTGGAAACACTTTCACGCCTTAACACAAATTCCACGTCCTTCAGGACATATTGAGGAAATAACTAAATACCTCGTAAAATTTGGTAAAGATTTAGGCTTAGAGTCATTTGTAGATAATATCGGAAATGTTGTTATTCGTAAGCCAGCTACACCTGGTATGGAAAATCGTAAAGGTGTAATCTTACAGGGCCATATGGATATGGTTCCTCAAAAGAATAATGACACTGTTCATGATTTTGAAAAAGACCCTATTGAAACAATTATTGACGGAGAATGGGTTAGAGCTAATGGTACAACTTTAGGTGCTGACAATGGTATGGGGGTAGCTGCTGCTATGGCTGTGCTAGAATCTAAAGATATCAAACATGGTCCACTAGAAGTACTTGTAACTGCAGATGAGGAAACAGGTATGGTTGGTGCGTTTGGTCTTAAAGCTGATACATTAAAAGGAGAGATCCTATTAAACTTAGACTCTGAATCTGAAGGTGATTTATTCATAGGATGTGCTGGGGGAGTAGATATTACTGCTTCATTACAATACAAAGAAGTTGAACCTGATGCAGATGATGTTGCTGTAGAAATCGTTTTAAAAGGGCTTAAAGGGGGACACTCTGGAATGGAAATAGACTCAGGTAGAGCAAATGCGAATAAATTAATGGTACGTTTCTTAAGAGAAGCTGTCGTATCTGTTGAAGCTCGCCTTTCTTCTTGGCAAGGAGGTAATATGCGCAATGCTATTCCACGTGAAGCACATGCTGTACTAACTATACCAAAAGATAATTTAGAAGACTTAGAAGGTTTAGCTGAATACTGTGAAACTCTATTTAATGAAGAATTTGGTGCTATTGAAACACCTATTAAAATATTGACGAGCAAAGTTGACTTACCGAAAGGTGTTGTTCCTGAAGAAATACAAGATAATTTAATTTCATCTATTTATGCTTGTCACAATGGAGTGTTAAGAATGATTCCTGCTATTCCTGACACAGTTGAGACTTCTACTAATATGGCTATTGTAGATATAAAAGAGGGAAAAGCTGAAGTTAAATTCTTAACTCGTAGTTCTAGTGATTCTATGAAAGAGTATCTAGCAACGATGATTGAATCATGCTTTGGTATGGCTGGTATGAAAGTTGAATTTAGTGGAGCTTATTCAGGCTGGAATCCTAATATTGAATCGCCTATTTTAAAGGCTATGAAAGAAACTTATGAAAAGTTGTTTAAGAAAGAACCTTCCATAAAAGTTATTCATGCGGGTCTTGAATGTGGTATAATTGGTGCTACTGTACCAGGATTGGATATGATTTCATTTGGACCTACACTAGAATCTCCTCACTCTCCAGCAGAACGAGTTCATATTGAATCTGTTGATAAATTCTATGATTTATTAGTAGTAGCTCTTGAAGCAACTCCTATAAAAGAATAA
- a CDS encoding alpha-2-macroglobulin domain protein (COGs: COG2373 Large extracellular alpha-helical protein~InterPro IPR002890~KEGG: bfs:BF0713 hypothetical protein~PFAM: Alpha-2-macroglobulin, N-terminal~SPTR: Large extracellular alpha-helical protein;~IMG reference gene:2504106394~PFAM: Alpha-2-macroglobulin family; MG2 domain), with amino-acid sequence MKKWLSFVVVACLAFTAMSFSSSYKKLWEKYEASIEKGLPRSSMESLSEIMEKSKNSKDIGHYFKAYVLYNTIEEYIGEIEEKSSIQNLEEWLQNTKEKEDQAILSAILLHEYFNFYRNNQFAISERTDVISNDSVLSNIDLWSDKQFKEKFKYLYYRIFKDKDLLLKKSAKDYTPFIEINPFGEYFNHDLFHVLFGFTLSIQEQSLFNYQNEDWTFAMSIDAALEEYRDNREATLLLKLEKIKRMTHDRVHPYESYDSSREKKLQELDLLIDEYQDSELVVEAIHEKAVILLNSKEREGNYLKVAELSEQYIAKYPNYSRINILKNLLNEVKSESFQLDFPSRIHTNEIIFRDLSYRNAQWAKIEIYEVPDVSVFTDDSLLNNQFVSANCQLIKTHKLDNLYNSEYRSQKIDSIDYKINKEGIYLVGLSTSKNTQEEYKWLYVSDVKIITSNFSYKNNRSIDFFSVDALSGHPISNIKIELMDRRKDKYISSIETNEVGRASYNLNDLKDDLYISEIKVYRGQQYLFSENIYIPYRNSYAAEDNIDENVAMKMFMSREIYRPGQSVQLKGYVFQQQEGHFEVVSNYRDTLIISDNSGAELLKQAIETNDFGTFSIDFNLPDKVLPGYMQVRSQKGNGYTSFLVEEYKRPTFTIEFLPVEGKYAAGDTITLKGKVDSFSGSLLNKARVKAEVSTFTYNMMPLPRPCFFVIQGKEKLLTHNEIELDNAATFYLKIPTTNEQDYYSVNIKVTSLGGETQDAHKEFLVGTDSYKLDNSVESVYEKNSPVNLSVYAKNFDNKRVEAKGAYTLERVEDSVGREAKYITEKQGSFVANDSLLIDFSVLPTATYRITYEGEGITSKLERVFTVYSEKEDAVPVSSGDWLHVKKATFGTTSPAEILYGTGDENAYVYIDIYSQDGVKLTEERVMSKVYQNFKLDYKSEYKDGIILSFIYFKNNKMYNRTIEIRRDVEEANLKLKWKTFRDKLLPGSKEEWSLEVLDQNNKPIEVEVMALMYDASLDELIPYHRNQFNFSLNPMVQIPSVYVNSPNISTEWYSSQFRDNSYEVKVLKFDELFLLSLFDVEPLRIRGASTRTNYHLRTDKVFTGSVAKANNMVLEESIVVNDAASPIAEGGASQVRSNFSELAFFKPHLKTNKKGIVGISFTAPEQLTKWNVRALAHTKTMNLGKIEDVVFTEKKFSITPNVPRFVRIGDEVILTSTLKNAGDKNQNVSVQLVLFNPYTEKQIYTVSQKVNVNSMSEESVNFELPKLDNLDAVGIRIIASNSKFSDGEQHIIPILSNEEPLVESKPVILQESGKSTISLADLFNKQSETAKNKELTIEFTANPTWFVIQPMLRIWNDKSISSLTYIQQLMASNIAYKLISENPLYFELDQSTGASYKMLSENESLRNIIMEESPWNLKSQTEKELFSQFRIKTIENTSPLVIYSLLSQLGKYQNADGGFSWYNGMDSNYYITFSIAQSLHYLMQGNMLKEDLEYEAKEMFENACHYLYQYLLKYYKFDNSNVNLYNNQLEVVLLTLGTPDFPFTKEEKLYNQQVVKNVPELLEKSDLLIKSNALRILLMDGDKKNANHFANSIKEHLLISQVDGAHFGGRQYDQRNRVYQVETHIEAMKALYAWSKDENLLNQMKYWLAQKLERQDFINGLLLNDALFSISNLGENISIENSSIEIKVGNEWIKVNRENPYVKRTFNVDKQQIANISVLKEGSQIIWGGIYATFTEKLDQIESYQGDISVNTQYFIEKTKEGERVLESLNEGDFIEKGDVVVSRINFTVKNDLDLVFIKDSRAACLEPMDTQSGYRWGVLFFGPNHVPSYVAVRDASTQYFYNALKKGTYILENRSYVSRTGKYQSGIVTIQSMFAPELSGHSGSAYLNVK; translated from the coding sequence ATGAAAAAATGGTTATCTTTTGTTGTTGTTGCATGCTTAGCATTCACAGCTATGTCATTTAGTAGTTCATATAAGAAGTTATGGGAAAAATATGAAGCTAGTATAGAAAAAGGTTTGCCTCGTTCGAGTATGGAATCGTTGTCTGAAATTATGGAGAAATCGAAGAATAGTAAAGATATAGGCCACTATTTCAAAGCTTATGTGCTCTACAACACGATAGAAGAGTATATAGGGGAAATAGAAGAAAAATCGAGTATCCAAAATCTAGAGGAATGGCTTCAAAATACGAAAGAAAAAGAAGATCAAGCTATTCTTTCTGCTATTCTATTACATGAATATTTTAATTTTTATCGAAACAATCAATTTGCAATAAGCGAACGGACAGATGTAATAAGTAATGATTCTGTGCTGAGTAATATTGATTTGTGGTCAGATAAACAATTTAAAGAGAAATTTAAATATTTGTATTATCGTATCTTTAAAGATAAAGATCTTTTGCTTAAGAAATCAGCTAAAGACTATACTCCTTTTATTGAGATAAATCCTTTTGGAGAATACTTTAATCATGATTTATTCCATGTTCTTTTCGGGTTTACATTATCTATTCAAGAGCAATCTCTCTTTAATTATCAAAATGAAGATTGGACTTTTGCTATGAGTATAGATGCGGCTTTAGAAGAATATAGAGATAATCGAGAGGCTACTTTACTTCTAAAACTCGAAAAAATCAAGAGAATGACACATGACCGTGTACATCCTTATGAGTCATATGATAGCTCTAGAGAGAAAAAGCTGCAAGAGCTAGATTTGTTGATTGATGAGTATCAGGATAGTGAACTAGTTGTTGAGGCTATTCATGAAAAGGCTGTTATTTTGTTGAATTCAAAGGAGAGAGAAGGTAATTATCTAAAGGTGGCTGAGTTATCAGAACAGTATATTGCTAAATACCCCAATTACTCAAGAATAAATATTCTAAAGAATTTACTGAATGAGGTTAAGAGTGAGTCGTTTCAGTTGGACTTTCCTTCTCGAATTCATACCAATGAAATCATTTTTAGAGACTTATCTTATCGAAATGCACAATGGGCTAAAATTGAAATTTATGAAGTGCCTGATGTTTCGGTATTTACAGATGATAGTTTATTAAACAATCAGTTTGTATCAGCTAATTGTCAATTAATAAAAACCCATAAGTTAGATAATCTTTATAATTCAGAGTATAGATCACAAAAGATAGATTCCATAGATTATAAAATCAATAAGGAAGGAATTTATTTAGTCGGTTTATCAACAAGTAAAAATACTCAAGAGGAATATAAGTGGTTGTATGTATCCGATGTTAAAATAATAACATCGAACTTTTCTTATAAAAACAATCGAAGTATTGATTTTTTCTCTGTAGATGCATTGTCTGGTCATCCAATCTCCAATATTAAAATTGAACTCATGGATAGGAGAAAGGATAAATATATTAGTTCTATTGAAACCAATGAAGTGGGTAGAGCTTCATACAATTTAAATGACCTCAAGGATGATTTATATATAAGTGAAATTAAAGTTTATAGAGGACAGCAATATCTTTTTAGTGAAAATATTTATATACCCTATAGAAACTCATACGCAGCAGAAGATAATATAGATGAAAATGTTGCGATGAAAATGTTTATGAGTAGAGAAATATATCGCCCTGGTCAATCTGTCCAATTAAAAGGTTATGTATTCCAGCAACAAGAGGGTCATTTTGAAGTTGTATCCAACTATAGGGATACATTAATTATTAGTGATAATTCAGGTGCTGAATTATTAAAGCAGGCAATTGAAACCAATGACTTTGGAACATTTTCTATTGATTTCAATCTTCCAGATAAAGTATTGCCTGGTTATATGCAGGTACGTTCTCAAAAAGGAAACGGATATACCTCCTTTTTAGTAGAAGAATATAAACGTCCTACATTTACGATTGAGTTTTTGCCAGTTGAAGGCAAATATGCCGCGGGTGATACGATTACACTGAAAGGGAAAGTAGATAGCTTTAGTGGTTCACTACTCAATAAAGCACGTGTTAAAGCAGAGGTTTCAACTTTTACTTATAATATGATGCCTTTACCTAGACCTTGTTTTTTTGTAATTCAGGGAAAAGAAAAACTACTAACTCATAATGAGATAGAATTAGATAATGCTGCGACTTTTTATTTAAAAATTCCTACAACAAATGAACAAGACTATTATTCTGTAAATATCAAAGTAACTTCCTTAGGAGGAGAAACTCAAGATGCTCATAAAGAGTTTTTAGTAGGTACCGATTCTTATAAACTAGATAACTCAGTAGAAAGTGTCTATGAGAAAAACTCTCCTGTTAACTTGTCTGTTTATGCAAAGAATTTTGATAATAAAAGAGTTGAGGCTAAAGGTGCTTATACTCTGGAAAGAGTAGAAGATTCAGTCGGTAGAGAGGCTAAGTATATTACAGAAAAGCAAGGCTCTTTTGTAGCTAATGACTCGTTACTAATTGATTTTTCAGTACTTCCTACTGCCACTTATCGAATAACCTACGAAGGAGAAGGGATTACTAGTAAACTAGAGAGAGTCTTTACTGTCTATTCGGAAAAAGAAGATGCTGTACCTGTGTCAAGTGGTGATTGGCTACACGTGAAGAAAGCTACATTTGGTACTACATCGCCTGCTGAGATTCTTTATGGAACAGGTGATGAAAATGCTTATGTATATATCGATATCTATTCACAAGATGGCGTTAAATTGACTGAAGAAAGAGTCATGAGCAAAGTCTATCAAAACTTTAAGTTGGATTATAAATCTGAGTATAAAGATGGTATAATTCTTTCTTTCATTTATTTCAAAAACAACAAGATGTATAATCGTACTATTGAAATAAGGAGAGATGTAGAAGAAGCAAATTTAAAATTGAAGTGGAAGACTTTTAGAGATAAGTTGTTGCCTGGCTCAAAGGAAGAATGGTCTTTGGAGGTACTTGATCAAAATAACAAGCCAATAGAAGTCGAAGTTATGGCATTAATGTATGATGCATCCCTTGATGAATTAATACCTTACCATAGAAATCAATTCAACTTCTCTTTAAATCCAATGGTTCAGATTCCTTCAGTTTATGTCAATTCTCCAAATATTAGTACTGAATGGTATTCTTCACAGTTTAGAGATAATAGTTATGAAGTAAAAGTATTAAAATTTGACGAGCTTTTCCTTCTGTCTCTTTTCGATGTTGAACCATTAAGAATTCGAGGTGCATCTACTCGCACAAATTATCATCTTCGTACTGATAAAGTATTTACAGGGAGTGTAGCTAAGGCAAATAATATGGTCTTAGAAGAAAGTATAGTAGTAAATGATGCGGCTTCTCCTATAGCAGAAGGGGGTGCTTCACAAGTTCGCTCGAATTTTAGTGAATTGGCATTCTTTAAACCTCACTTGAAAACAAATAAAAAAGGTATTGTTGGTATTAGTTTTACCGCACCAGAACAATTGACAAAGTGGAATGTAAGAGCTTTAGCTCATACAAAAACAATGAACTTAGGTAAAATAGAAGATGTTGTATTTACGGAAAAGAAATTCTCTATCACACCCAATGTTCCTCGCTTTGTAAGAATAGGAGATGAGGTGATTTTAACTTCTACCCTAAAGAATGCTGGAGACAAAAACCAAAATGTATCTGTTCAATTAGTGCTATTTAATCCCTATACGGAGAAACAAATTTATACTGTATCTCAAAAAGTGAATGTTAATTCGATGTCTGAAGAAAGTGTGAATTTTGAATTACCTAAATTGGATAATTTGGATGCTGTAGGTATTCGTATAATAGCAAGTAACTCTAAATTTAGTGATGGAGAGCAGCATATAATTCCTATATTATCAAATGAGGAACCTTTAGTAGAGAGTAAGCCCGTTATATTACAGGAATCTGGTAAATCAACTATAAGTTTAGCTGACTTATTTAATAAGCAGAGTGAAACAGCTAAAAATAAAGAACTAACAATTGAGTTTACAGCAAATCCAACATGGTTTGTTATTCAGCCTATGTTGAGAATATGGAATGATAAAAGTATTAGTTCTTTAACTTATATCCAGCAGCTAATGGCAAGTAATATTGCCTATAAATTGATATCTGAAAATCCCTTGTATTTTGAATTAGATCAGTCAACAGGAGCTTCATACAAGATGTTAAGCGAAAATGAATCTTTGCGGAATATAATAATGGAAGAGTCTCCTTGGAATCTGAAATCTCAAACGGAGAAAGAACTCTTTTCTCAATTTAGGATAAAGACGATAGAAAACACTTCTCCATTAGTTATATACTCTTTGTTATCTCAGTTGGGTAAGTATCAAAATGCAGATGGAGGTTTTAGTTGGTATAATGGAATGGATTCCAATTATTATATTACATTTTCGATAGCTCAATCGTTGCATTATTTAATGCAAGGAAATATGCTAAAAGAAGACTTGGAATATGAAGCGAAAGAAATGTTTGAGAATGCATGTCATTATTTATATCAATATCTTTTAAAGTATTATAAGTTTGACAATAGCAATGTAAACCTCTACAACAATCAATTAGAGGTTGTTCTCTTGACTTTAGGTACTCCTGATTTCCCTTTCACAAAGGAAGAAAAGCTGTACAATCAACAAGTCGTAAAGAATGTCCCAGAATTATTGGAGAAAAGCGACTTACTTATAAAATCGAATGCTTTGCGTATTTTATTAATGGATGGAGATAAAAAGAATGCTAACCACTTTGCTAATTCTATTAAAGAACATTTGTTAATTTCTCAAGTAGACGGAGCCCATTTTGGTGGAAGACAATATGATCAAAGAAACAGAGTTTATCAAGTAGAAACACATATTGAAGCTATGAAAGCTTTATATGCTTGGAGTAAAGATGAGAACTTATTAAATCAAATGAAGTATTGGTTGGCTCAAAAGTTAGAAAGACAAGACTTTATTAATGGGCTGTTACTAAATGATGCTTTGTTTTCAATCTCTAATTTAGGTGAAAACATATCCATAGAAAACTCTAGCATAGAAATAAAGGTGGGTAATGAATGGATAAAAGTAAACCGTGAAAACCCTTATGTTAAGAGAACTTTTAATGTGGATAAACAGCAAATAGCGAATATCTCTGTATTAAAAGAAGGATCTCAAATAATTTGGGGTGGGATATATGCAACGTTTACCGAAAAATTAGATCAGATAGAATCTTATCAAGGAGATATTTCTGTGAACACTCAATATTTTATTGAAAAAACAAAAGAGGGTGAGAGAGTCCTAGAGTCATTGAATGAGGGAGATTTTATAGAAAAAGGAGATGTAGTAGTAAGTAGAATAAACTTTACAGTAAAAAATGATTTAGACTTAGTATTTATCAAAGATAGTAGAGCTGCTTGCTTAGAACCAATGGATACGCAATCAGGCTATCGTTGGGGTGTTTTGTTTTTTGGACCAAACCATGTTCCTTCTTATGTAGCTGTACGAGATGCATCTACTCAGTATTTTTATAATGCATTAAAAAAGGGAACTTATATTCTTGAGAATCGTTCTTATGTAAGTAGAACAGGTAAATATCAGTCTGGAATTGTTACTATACAAAGCATGTTTGCACCCGAATTATCTGGCCACTCTGGAAGTGCTTATTTAAATGTAAAATAA
- a CDS encoding protein of unknown function DUF1573 (InterPro IPR011467~KEGG: bfs:BF0717 hypothetical protein~PFAM: Protein of unknown function DUF1573~SPTR: Putative uncharacterized protein;~IMG reference gene:2504106395~PFAM: Protein of unknown function (DUF1573)) → MRRVSFILILLLVSSMQLMAQARLTANKESFDFGQIEWNKPVTVDYIVTNSGDIPLIIANVTSSCACTVASWPNMPIEPGKQGVISVEFDAKALGEFYKEVEIYSNSTPDIVYLNFKGEVVREITDFSKSHPLKIGGIRLDKDSINFGDILAGSKVDFTINIVNETDSPYSPILMHTPPYMLVKASDLYIPKGGKGSFNITLDTDLLVNFGEFKSELYLSRFIGDKVGTDNRIPFSFTLIPNLSDSRKDLSIAIPDMELTKSKLNLVADFANKNKVSDQIMIQNRGNGELKILKLQTFSPAVELKLNKASLNSGEIAKLKITIDKKKQLTDSDNLDILMITNDPYHTKTVIEIKH, encoded by the coding sequence ATGAGACGCGTTTCATTCATATTAATACTACTTCTTGTAAGCTCTATGCAGCTTATGGCTCAAGCACGTTTGACTGCAAATAAAGAATCGTTTGATTTTGGTCAAATAGAGTGGAATAAACCTGTAACTGTGGATTATATAGTTACAAACTCAGGTGATATCCCGTTAATCATTGCAAATGTTACTTCTTCATGTGCTTGTACTGTTGCATCTTGGCCGAATATGCCGATAGAACCGGGAAAGCAAGGAGTCATTAGTGTAGAATTTGATGCTAAGGCTTTGGGTGAGTTTTATAAGGAAGTTGAAATCTATAGCAATTCTACTCCTGACATAGTATATCTAAACTTTAAAGGTGAGGTTGTAAGAGAAATAACAGATTTTAGTAAATCTCATCCGTTAAAGATTGGAGGTATTCGTTTGGATAAAGACTCTATAAACTTTGGTGATATTTTGGCTGGTTCTAAAGTTGATTTTACTATTAATATAGTTAATGAAACAGATTCTCCTTATTCCCCCATATTAATGCATACCCCTCCTTATATGCTGGTTAAAGCATCTGATTTATATATTCCCAAAGGAGGTAAAGGAAGTTTTAATATTACTTTGGATACAGACTTGCTTGTTAATTTTGGAGAGTTTAAATCCGAGCTTTATCTGTCTCGTTTTATTGGAGATAAAGTTGGAACCGATAATAGAATACCTTTTTCATTTACGTTAATTCCTAATTTATCAGATAGTAGAAAGGATTTAAGTATAGCTATTCCTGATATGGAGTTGACTAAATCTAAACTTAACTTAGTTGCTGATTTTGCAAATAAGAATAAAGTTTCTGATCAAATAATGATTCAAAATAGGGGAAATGGGGAACTTAAAATTTTGAAATTACAGACATTTAGCCCTGCTGTAGAATTAAAATTAAATAAAGCTTCTTTAAACAGCGGAGAAATAGCTAAATTGAAAATTACAATAGATAAGAAAAAACAGTTGACAGATAGTGATAATTTGGATATATTAATGATTACCAATGATCCCTATCATACAAAGACTGTAATAGAAATTAAGCATTAG
- a CDS encoding LAO/AO transport system ATPase (COGs: COG1703 Putative periplasmic protein kinase ArgK and related GTPase of G3E family~InterPro IPR005129~KEGG: bfs:BF0718 arginine/ornithine transport system ATPase~PFAM: ArgK protein~SPTR: LAO/AO transport system ATPase;~TIGRFAM: ArgK protein~IMG reference gene:2504106396~PFAM: ArgK protein~TIGRFAM: LAO/AO transport system ATPase), with amino-acid sequence MEKHPENNEEYKGLKVNKGIAQPEIVSPYLRNKRVQRRELSVNDYVEGIVKGNVSMLSRAVTLVESINPDHQSIAQEVLEKCLPYSGKSVRIGISGVPGAGKSTSIDSFGMHVLEKGGKLAVLAIDPSSERSKGSILGDKTRMEALSAHPRSFIRPSPSAGSLGGVARKTRESIILCEAAGYDKVFVETVGVGQSETAVHSMVDFFLLIQLAGTGDELQGIKRGIMEMADAIVINKADGDNIDKANLAATQFRNALHLFPAPESGWTPRVLTYSGFYNLGVKEIWDMVDEYMDFVKDNGYFDHHRNQQSKYWMYESIDETLKSSFYNNSYIKEILTQYEDSVLQGNVTSFVAAKKLLDTYFNEIKK; translated from the coding sequence ATGGAAAAACACCCCGAAAATAATGAAGAGTACAAAGGTCTTAAAGTAAACAAGGGGATAGCTCAACCAGAAATTGTTAGTCCTTATTTAAGAAATAAACGTGTACAGCGCAGAGAGTTATCTGTAAATGATTATGTAGAAGGAATAGTTAAGGGTAATGTAAGTATGCTTAGTAGAGCTGTTACATTAGTTGAAAGTATAAACCCTGATCATCAGTCAATAGCTCAAGAAGTTCTTGAAAAATGTTTACCCTACTCAGGTAAATCAGTGAGGATAGGTATCAGCGGTGTGCCTGGAGCAGGAAAAAGTACTTCAATAGACTCTTTTGGTATGCATGTTTTGGAAAAGGGAGGCAAATTGGCAGTTCTTGCTATCGACCCAAGCAGTGAGAGAAGTAAAGGAAGTATTCTTGGAGATAAAACACGTATGGAAGCATTGTCGGCTCATCCAAGATCTTTTATTCGCCCTAGTCCATCAGCAGGCTCACTCGGTGGAGTTGCTCGAAAAACCAGAGAATCTATAATTTTATGTGAAGCAGCAGGATATGATAAGGTGTTTGTAGAAACAGTAGGTGTAGGGCAAAGTGAAACTGCTGTTCACTCTATGGTAGATTTTTTCTTACTTATTCAATTGGCTGGTACAGGCGATGAGCTTCAAGGTATAAAGCGTGGTATTATGGAAATGGCAGACGCCATAGTCATAAATAAAGCTGATGGTGATAATATTGATAAGGCAAACTTGGCTGCAACTCAGTTCAGAAATGCTTTACATCTTTTCCCAGCTCCTGAATCTGGATGGACTCCAAGAGTTCTTACTTATTCTGGTTTCTATAACTTAGGTGTTAAAGAGATTTGGGATATGGTCGATGAATATATGGACTTCGTTAAAGATAATGGGTATTTTGATCATCATAGAAATCAGCAAAGTAAGTACTGGATGTATGAATCGATTGATGAAACCTTAAAATCAAGTTTCTATAATAATAGCTATATCAAAGAAATACTTACTCAATATGAAGATTCTGTACTTCAAGGAAATGTTACCTCTTTTGTGGCTGCAAAAAAACTATTAGATACTTATTTTAATGAGATAAAGAAGTAG